In the genome of Monodelphis domestica isolate mMonDom1 chromosome 2, mMonDom1.pri, whole genome shotgun sequence, one region contains:
- the LOC107651026 gene encoding uncharacterized protein LOC107651026: MWRITSSLFPYFSPVPPAPDQSLPSPPITPPPLTYSVATQTTNQAAVITDNSNEDQSSPREFVNITPHRPLTLQDIERFKENIPSFEDEPFVVIRNFEIIYIFYNPTWSEVEDLMHALLTEEERNKVLSLVNEAQGFRAVHWPTEDPKWDPNLEEDYLSLCHARDALLEAMRDCSYRPHLWTKFENMKQEENENPMDFMDRLVKLGRRSLGLDLSREKDLGLLRRQFVRNCCTVVKNYFMTDCPKWTVMDISELKIVADYIFNRPEDKEEKLDILRKEIHTLTEELKKVIAKQGEIISLVKKSTKQPLMCYFCGKKGHIAINCRKRNPENGNRSLRNNNNRSSYRIGDCNRGNYNPHQSIQYGVCPHCPHCGNPPQNGGTPEGPGGEGICKK; encoded by the coding sequence ATGTGGAGAATtacctcctctcttttcccctacTTTTCCCCTGTCCCTCCTGCTCCTGACcagtccctcccttcccccccaatcACTCCTCCTCCCCTCACCTACTCTGTTGCAACCCAAACAACAAACCAAGCAGCAGTAATCACAGACAATTCAAATGAAGACCAATCCTCTCCAAGGGAATTTGTAAATATTACACCTCATAGACCTTTGACTCTACAAGACATTGAGCGGTTCAAAGAAAATATtccttcctttgaagatgaaccCTTTGTAGTCATAAGAAATTTTGAAATCATTTACATATTCTACAATCCAACCTGGTCAGAGGTAGAAGATTTAATGCATGCTCtgctaacagaggaagaaaggaataaggttCTTTCTCTTGTGAATGAGGCTCAGGGATTCAGGGCTGTTCACTGGCCGACAGAAGATCCTAAATGGGACCCAAATTTAGAGGAAGATTACTTAAGTCTATGTCATGCTAGGGATGCACTACTAGAAGCAATGAGGGATTGTTCTTATAGGCCACATCTTTGGACTAAGTTTGAAAACATGAAACAGGAAGAAAACGAAAACCCAATGGACTTCATGGATAGACTTGTCAAACTGGGACGCAGATCTCTGGGCCTAGATCTTTCTAGGGAAAAAGATCTTGGACTCTTAAGGAGGCAATTTGTAAGAAACTGCTGCACAGTGGTTAAGAACTATTTTATGACTGACTGTCCAAAATGGACTGTTATGGACATCAGTGAATTAAAAATAGTGGCAGATTACATCTTTAATAGACCTgaagataaagaggaaaaattggatatattaaggaaggaaatacatACATTAACTGAAGAACTTAAAAAAGTAATTGCAAAACAGGGAGAAATCATATCTCTTGTGAAGAAATCCACAAAGCAACCACTGAtgtgttatttttgtggaaagaaaggtcatatagctattaattGCAGGAAGAGAAATCCGGAAAATGGAAATAGAAGCTTGAGGAACAACAATAATAGATCCTCTTACAGGATTGGTGATTGTAATAGGGGAAATTATAACCCACACCAAAGTATCCAATATGGGGTTTGTCCTCACTGTCCTCATTGTGGCAACCCCCCTCAAAATGGGGGGACCCCAGAAGGTCCGGGAGGGGAAGggatctgtaaaaaatag